One window of the Methylovirgula sp. HY1 genome contains the following:
- a CDS encoding SGNH/GDSL hydrolase family protein, producing MSNVSRRRLIIFFVVPASIFLIAYVVTIIPYLKYTRGIYEFLAFLLVADLAAALSGKWRDAAIIAATLVFGLATTELVCAAFEANPPITARGFAAARPILGWGPSAPGVYHSSETGWGGIKIYDVDYRIDQHLLRRTFSAATGPTVAFFGDSMTFGQGLEDSQTLPQDFADLNARKTRVLNFGFPGYGPQQFLRALETGMFDPLLSNTKTFVYETAAWHAERASCLAGFMARAPRYELRNGKLIYVGTCSEGLKRVFRDIFMNGAAYNRLIAPFANAVGPADIKIYLAELQRCAELVKQKYNGRLVIVYLAGNAKYLAKTGFTDAMIEERLRHAGMDVIDATLSPKDFPPGTLFKIPGDGHPTAIANRARAAMLQQFLSVAPAGTSKSTDITLK from the coding sequence ATGTCCAATGTCTCACGACGCCGCCTCATTATTTTTTTCGTCGTTCCGGCAAGCATTTTTCTTATCGCCTATGTCGTGACCATCATTCCCTATTTGAAATATACGCGCGGCATCTATGAATTCCTGGCCTTTCTGCTCGTTGCGGATTTGGCCGCGGCGCTTTCCGGCAAATGGCGCGATGCCGCCATCATCGCAGCGACGCTCGTTTTTGGGCTCGCTACGACCGAACTCGTCTGCGCTGCCTTCGAGGCCAATCCACCGATAACCGCGCGCGGATTCGCTGCTGCGCGTCCGATCTTGGGCTGGGGGCCTTCCGCGCCCGGCGTCTATCACAGCTCGGAAACGGGGTGGGGCGGCATCAAGATCTATGACGTCGATTACAGGATCGATCAGCATCTGTTGCGCCGAACCTTTTCGGCGGCGACCGGACCGACCGTCGCTTTCTTCGGCGATTCGATGACGTTCGGCCAAGGCCTCGAAGATTCCCAGACTTTGCCGCAGGACTTTGCCGACCTCAACGCGCGCAAGACGCGGGTTCTGAATTTTGGCTTCCCCGGCTATGGCCCGCAGCAATTCCTGCGGGCGCTCGAAACCGGGATGTTCGATCCGCTTCTGTCAAACACGAAGACCTTCGTTTACGAGACCGCGGCTTGGCATGCCGAGCGCGCCTCATGTCTGGCGGGCTTCATGGCGCGGGCGCCGCGCTATGAATTGCGCAATGGCAAGCTGATTTATGTCGGGACTTGCAGCGAGGGATTGAAGCGGGTCTTCCGCGATATCTTCATGAATGGCGCCGCTTATAATCGTTTGATTGCGCCTTTTGCGAATGCCGTCGGGCCGGCCGATATCAAAATCTATCTCGCCGAATTGCAGCGCTGTGCAGAGCTGGTCAAACAGAAATATAACGGCCGGCTCGTGATTGTTTATCTTGCCGGGAACGCCAAATATCTGGCGAAAACCGGCTTCACCGATGCGATGATCGAAGAGCGATTGCGGCATGCGGGCATGGACGTGATCGATGCGACGCTTTCGCCGAAAGATTTCCCCCCCGGAACTCTGTTCAAGATCCCAGGTGACGGCCATCCGACCGCGATCGCCAATCGCGCCCGCGCTGCGATGCTACAGCAGTTTCTCTCTGTTGCGCCCGCGGGCACGTCCAAATCTACGGACATAACCTTGAAATAG
- a CDS encoding SGNH/GDSL hydrolase family protein, with translation MAKPVPALRLAALPILLAGIAFLETQRPFNLFRLATFFLLVLLLVDVTSLLRGKLRDFMLMLTSLAFGLVLIEAASDLRAPPPVLKTTQGFGAREPVLGWGPSHPGRFHAEKIDPETSRIIYNVVYTIDSDLLRKTQSCARCGTIAFFGDSFTFGEGLNDADTLPQAFANAIDRKMRVLNIAFSGYGPQQFLRELQTGRYDKVIGPQPKLFVFLTAPWHAQRTSCKASWVLYGPRYAYENGKVVYKGQCLAGAALWAREWMEHTNFYRAYIEPRLDQLNRADMDLYIRILVAATQLAKEKYGVPTLIPYLRVSESYLRPTGFTNDEIIKRLRDGGATVVDVTLAHQEAAWISKAMAGGPNITHGPEHDSIDAKIRIPGDGHPTAYANQLRAAIIKNYIAQHLAAVLATQPADQPHHAMRE, from the coding sequence ATGGCCAAACCCGTCCCTGCATTGCGTCTCGCCGCGCTCCCGATTCTGCTCGCCGGCATTGCGTTTTTGGAAACGCAGCGGCCCTTCAACCTGTTTCGGCTCGCGACGTTTTTTCTGCTTGTGCTCCTGCTTGTCGATGTGACCTCCCTTCTGCGCGGCAAGCTGCGCGACTTCATGCTCATGCTGACCTCGCTTGCCTTCGGCCTCGTCCTCATCGAGGCGGCAAGCGATCTTCGCGCGCCACCCCCTGTTCTAAAGACGACGCAGGGGTTTGGTGCGCGCGAGCCCGTGCTCGGCTGGGGGCCCAGCCATCCAGGACGCTTTCACGCCGAGAAGATCGATCCGGAGACAAGTCGGATCATCTATAATGTGGTCTACACGATCGATTCCGATCTGCTGCGCAAGACGCAGTCCTGCGCGCGCTGCGGGACCATCGCCTTTTTCGGCGACTCGTTCACATTCGGCGAGGGGCTGAATGATGCCGACACTCTGCCGCAAGCTTTCGCCAATGCGATCGACCGCAAGATGCGAGTGCTCAACATCGCCTTTTCGGGCTATGGACCGCAGCAGTTTTTGCGCGAGTTGCAAACCGGCCGGTACGATAAGGTCATTGGTCCGCAGCCGAAGCTCTTTGTCTTTCTGACTGCGCCCTGGCATGCACAACGCACCTCCTGCAAAGCCTCCTGGGTTTTGTATGGGCCGCGCTACGCCTACGAAAATGGCAAGGTCGTCTACAAAGGCCAATGCCTCGCAGGCGCTGCCCTATGGGCGCGGGAATGGATGGAGCACACGAATTTCTATCGCGCCTATATCGAGCCTCGTCTCGATCAGCTCAATCGTGCCGATATGGATCTCTATATCCGCATCTTGGTCGCGGCGACGCAGCTCGCCAAAGAGAAATATGGGGTGCCGACGCTCATTCCCTATCTGCGCGTGTCGGAATCCTATCTTCGCCCGACCGGCTTCACCAATGACGAGATCATCAAACGCCTGCGCGACGGCGGCGCCACGGTCGTCGATGTGACACTCGCGCATCAAGAAGCCGCCTGGATTTCAAAAGCCATGGCGGGAGGGCCCAATATCACGCATGGACCGGAACATGACTCGATCGATGCCAAGATCCGAATTCCGGGCGATGGTCATCCGACGGCCTATGCCAATCAACTTCGCGCCGCGATTATCAAAAATTACATCGCGCAGCATCTCGCCGCAGTTTTGGCAACGCAACCAGCCGACCAACCCCACCACGCCATGCGCGAATGA
- the dnaN gene encoding DNA polymerase III subunit beta: protein MHVTLERSALLKALGHVHRVVERRTTIPILSNVLVAADGHSLLLKATDLDLEVTERVPADVTQAGATTLPAHILYDIVRKLPDGAQVSLEGGKDMAQLLLRSGRSRFTLQALPESDFPDLAAGEFSHRFALPAAELKKLIDKTQFAISTEETRYYLNGIYVHSVEADGHVMLRAVATDGHRLARVEIAAPAGSSGMPGIIIPRKAVSEVQKLVEDLDQTISVELSPTKARFSFGEVVLTTKLIDGTFPDYTRVIPTANDKQLVVERGPFANAVDRVSTISSERGRAVKLAMADGKLTLSVTNPDSGSAVEELEVDYDGPPLEIGFNARYLLEITGQLDGDTALFKLADPGSPTLVLDREGAAALYVLMPMRV, encoded by the coding sequence ATGCACGTCACCCTCGAAAGAAGCGCGCTATTGAAAGCCCTCGGCCATGTTCACCGCGTCGTGGAGCGGCGGACGACCATTCCGATCCTGTCCAATGTCCTCGTCGCCGCCGATGGGCATTCGCTGCTGCTCAAAGCGACCGATCTCGATCTCGAAGTGACGGAACGCGTTCCGGCCGATGTCACCCAGGCGGGCGCCACCACGCTGCCGGCGCATATTCTTTATGACATCGTCCGCAAATTGCCCGACGGCGCTCAGGTCTCGCTCGAAGGCGGCAAGGATATGGCGCAGTTGCTGCTGCGATCCGGCCGCTCGCGCTTCACCCTTCAAGCATTGCCCGAAAGCGATTTTCCCGATCTCGCCGCCGGCGAATTCAGCCATCGCTTCGCGCTCCCCGCGGCCGAGCTCAAGAAGCTGATCGACAAAACCCAATTTGCGATCTCGACCGAGGAAACCCGCTATTATCTGAACGGCATCTATGTCCACTCGGTCGAGGCTGACGGCCATGTGATGCTGCGCGCCGTCGCGACCGACGGCCACCGGCTGGCGCGGGTCGAGATTGCGGCGCCGGCGGGTTCGTCCGGCATGCCCGGTATCATCATCCCGCGCAAAGCGGTAAGCGAGGTGCAAAAGCTCGTCGAAGATCTCGATCAGACGATTTCGGTCGAGCTGTCGCCGACCAAAGCGCGCTTCAGCTTCGGCGAAGTCGTGCTGACGACGAAGCTCATCGACGGGACATTTCCGGATTACACGCGCGTCATCCCGACAGCCAACGACAAGCAGCTCGTGGTCGAGCGCGGTCCCTTCGCCAATGCGGTCGATCGCGTCTCGACCATATCCTCGGAGCGCGGTCGTGCGGTCAAGCTTGCGATGGCGGACGGCAAGCTCACCTTGTCGGTGACCAATCCCGATTCCGGCTCGGCCGTCGAAGAGCTCGAAGTCGATTATGACGGGCCGCCGCTGGAGATCGGCTTCAATGCCCGCTATCTCCTTGAGATTACCGGGCAGCTCGACGGCGATACGGCGCTGTTCAAGCTCGCCGATCCCGGTTCGCCGACGCTCGTGCTCGATCGCGAGGGCGCGGCGGCGCTCTACGTACTGATGCCGATGCGGGTGTGA
- a CDS encoding transglycosylase domain-containing protein, translating to MAKGASGERHEPTFGPSLDLGGERRKPPRPKRKNKKKRARRSFVGRLFYWTLTLGVWAFVGGGVLVAYYAAQLPAIDQLAIPKRPPNIAILAADGALLANRGDTGGAAIHLDELPPYLPKAFVAIEDRRFYEHWGIDPIGILRALASDVTGHGSMQGGSTLTQQLAKNLFLTQERTLSRKIQEAILALWLEHKFTKNQILTLYLNRVYFGSGAFGVEAAAQTYFGHSARYVTLAEAATLAGLMKAPTRLAPNRNPKAATARAAQVIIAMAQQGYITEAMAKYALAHPANAIREKGTDSVNYAADYVMDRVDDMIGAINSDIIVETTLSAGLEKDAGKALTDVLDAQDKKYRVSQGALVAIAPNGAVQALIGGRNYAESQFNRAVAAKRQPGSAFKPFVYLTALERGLTPDSLVRDAPINVRGWKPENYEHRYLGPVTLTKGLSLSLNTVAVRLALEVGPAAIIRTAHRLGITSDLQANASIALGTSEVTPLELVSAYTPFANGGIGVQPYVITAIHTTSGKFLYRRRPSNDVRVIDPQYVAMMNSMLEQTLSSGTARRAHLPPGWQAAGKTGTTQDYRDAWFVGYTSRLVTGVWVGNDDNSPTRRATGGSLPVEIWSKFMTAALQGVPPTGLPDGIWRGPNPFAASPGVPVANNGGANFFGIPLGQQSRAQPTAPMHGGDSRQPGYGQVQRGGLVPPAPIPNHGGYSQSDRKFFGLF from the coding sequence ATGGCAAAAGGCGCGAGCGGCGAGCGGCACGAACCGACTTTCGGTCCGTCTCTCGACCTTGGGGGCGAGCGGCGCAAACCGCCGCGTCCCAAGCGCAAGAACAAGAAGAAGCGCGCCCGTCGCTCCTTCGTCGGCCGCCTGTTCTATTGGACTCTCACTCTCGGCGTCTGGGCTTTTGTCGGCGGCGGCGTACTCGTGGCCTATTATGCCGCGCAATTGCCGGCGATCGACCAGCTCGCCATTCCCAAACGGCCGCCGAATATCGCCATTCTTGCCGCGGATGGCGCCTTGCTCGCCAACCGCGGCGACACGGGCGGCGCTGCGATCCATCTCGATGAATTGCCGCCCTATCTCCCCAAGGCCTTCGTCGCCATCGAAGATCGCCGCTTCTACGAGCATTGGGGTATCGATCCCATCGGCATCCTGCGCGCGCTGGCCAGCGACGTCACCGGCCATGGCTCGATGCAGGGCGGTTCCACTTTGACGCAACAGCTCGCCAAGAATTTGTTTCTGACGCAGGAACGCACGCTGTCGCGCAAGATCCAGGAAGCCATTCTGGCGCTCTGGCTCGAGCATAAATTCACCAAGAACCAGATCCTCACGCTCTATTTGAACCGCGTCTATTTCGGCTCCGGCGCCTTTGGCGTCGAAGCCGCCGCGCAAACATATTTCGGTCACAGCGCCCGCTATGTGACGTTGGCGGAAGCGGCCACGCTGGCCGGCCTGATGAAGGCGCCGACGCGATTGGCGCCGAACCGCAATCCGAAGGCCGCGACCGCGCGGGCGGCGCAGGTCATCATCGCCATGGCACAGCAAGGCTATATCACCGAAGCCATGGCCAAATATGCCTTGGCCCATCCAGCCAACGCCATTCGGGAAAAGGGGACGGACTCAGTCAATTACGCCGCCGACTATGTCATGGATCGCGTCGACGACATGATCGGCGCGATCAACAGCGACATCATCGTCGAGACGACGTTGAGCGCGGGGCTCGAGAAAGACGCCGGAAAGGCTTTGACCGACGTGCTCGATGCCCAGGACAAAAAATACAGGGTGAGCCAGGGCGCGCTCGTCGCGATCGCTCCGAACGGCGCCGTGCAGGCCCTCATCGGCGGCCGCAATTATGCCGAAAGCCAGTTCAATCGTGCCGTAGCAGCCAAGCGCCAGCCTGGCTCCGCCTTCAAACCCTTCGTCTATCTCACGGCGCTCGAACGCGGCCTCACCCCGGACAGCCTTGTCAGAGATGCGCCGATCAATGTGAGGGGCTGGAAGCCGGAAAATTACGAGCATCGCTATCTTGGCCCGGTGACTTTGACCAAGGGGCTCTCTCTATCGCTCAATACGGTGGCGGTGCGGCTTGCTCTCGAAGTCGGGCCGGCGGCCATCATCAGAACCGCGCATCGTCTCGGCATCACCTCCGATTTGCAGGCCAATGCATCGATTGCGCTCGGCACTTCCGAGGTCACGCCGCTTGAACTGGTCTCGGCCTATACGCCTTTCGCCAATGGCGGGATCGGTGTGCAGCCCTATGTGATCACGGCGATCCATACCACCAGCGGCAAGTTTCTTTATCGGCGGCGGCCGTCGAACGATGTGCGTGTCATCGATCCGCAATATGTGGCGATGATGAACAGCATGTTGGAACAGACATTGTCGAGCGGCACGGCGCGCCGGGCGCATTTGCCGCCGGGCTGGCAGGCGGCCGGCAAGACCGGGACGACCCAGGATTATCGCGACGCCTGGTTCGTCGGCTATACGAGCCGTCTCGTGACCGGTGTCTGGGTTGGCAATGACGACAATTCGCCGACCCGGCGCGCCACCGGCGGCAGCCTCCCGGTCGAGATCTGGTCGAAATTCATGACGGCCGCGCTGCAGGGCGTGCCGCCGACTGGGCTCCCGGATGGCATTTGGCGCGGCCCCAATCCCTTCGCCGCATCGCCCGGCGTCCCGGTCGCGAATAATGGCGGCGCGAATTTTTTCGGCATCCCGCTCGGACAACAGTCGCGCGCGCAGCCGACGGCGCCGATGCATGGAGGAGACAGCCGTCAACCCGGCTATGGGCAGGTTCAGCGCGGCGGATTAGTGCCGCCGGCGCCGATTCCCAATCACGGCGGCTATTCGCAAAGCGACAGGAAATTCTTCGGCCTGTTTTGA
- the fabI gene encoding enoyl-ACP reductase FabI translates to MSTPEVTSAGITDAGLMRGKRGLVMGVANDHSIAWGIAKALRAQGAELAFTFQNAALGKRVGPLAKSLGSSLVLPCDVEDLASVESVFATIGKEWGTLDFLVHGIAYSERGELKGRYADTTRENFQRTMLISAFSFTESAKRAAALMPNGGSLLTLSFGGATRVMPNYNVMGVAKAALEASVRYLAADFGPQGVRVNAISAGPIRTLAGAGIADARFMFNFQKMHAPLRRALTIEDVGGAGLYLLSDLASGVTGEIHYVDAGYNTIFMPQPDGLKVDES, encoded by the coding sequence ATGTCGACGCCTGAGGTGACGAGCGCCGGCATCACGGATGCCGGGCTCATGCGCGGCAAACGCGGCCTCGTGATGGGCGTCGCCAATGACCATTCGATCGCTTGGGGCATCGCCAAGGCGTTGCGCGCGCAAGGCGCCGAACTTGCCTTCACCTTTCAGAATGCGGCTCTCGGCAAACGCGTCGGCCCTCTGGCGAAAAGTCTCGGCTCTTCGCTCGTCCTGCCTTGCGATGTCGAGGATCTCGCTTCTGTCGAGAGTGTTTTCGCGACGATCGGCAAGGAATGGGGAACGCTGGATTTCCTCGTCCATGGCATCGCCTATTCGGAACGCGGCGAACTCAAGGGCCGCTATGCCGATACGACGCGGGAGAATTTTCAGCGCACCATGCTGATCTCCGCTTTCTCCTTCACCGAATCGGCCAAGCGCGCCGCGGCCTTGATGCCGAACGGCGGATCGCTTTTGACGCTCAGCTTCGGCGGCGCGACGCGGGTCATGCCGAACTACAATGTGATGGGCGTCGCCAAGGCGGCGCTGGAGGCGAGCGTGCGCTATCTCGCCGCCGATTTCGGTCCGCAGGGCGTCCGCGTCAATGCGATTTCCGCCGGGCCGATCCGGACGCTCGCCGGCGCCGGCATTGCCGATGCGCGCTTCATGTTCAATTTTCAGAAGATGCATGCGCCTTTGCGGCGGGCGCTCACCATTGAGGATGTTGGCGGCGCCGGCCTTTATCTTCTTTCCGATCTCGCCAGCGGCGTGACCGGCGAGATCCATTATGTCGATGCGGGCTATAATACGATCTTCATGCCGCAGCCGGACGGGCTGAAAGTCGACGAGAGCTGA
- the fabB gene encoding beta-ketoacyl-ACP synthase I → MRRVVVTGIGIVSSIGNNSQEVLASLREGRSGVVRAEKYAELGFRSQVHGAPTLNPESMVDRRAMRFHGGGTAWNHVAMDQAIQDAGLSETEISNERTGLIMGSGGPSVRTIIEAADITRTKGPKKVGPFAVPKAMSSTASATLATWFKIKGVNYSISSACATSNHCIGNAYEMIQYGKQDLMFAGGCEELDWGLTVLFDAMGALSSNFNDTPTVASRAYDKNRDGFVISAGAGVVVLEELEHAKARGAKIYAEIVGYGLSSDGVDMVAPSGEGAIRCIQMALANVKVPIDYINPHATSTPIGDLKEIEAIRTVFGAGEKCPPIAATKSLTGHAQGATAVHELIYSILMMQSGFICASANIEELDPAFADMNIIRQRRDNVNLRAVLSNAFGFGGTNASIVLKHVDA, encoded by the coding sequence ATGAGGCGCGTGGTCGTCACGGGGATCGGTATCGTGTCCTCGATCGGCAATAATTCGCAGGAAGTGCTGGCTTCCCTGCGTGAGGGACGCTCTGGCGTCGTCCGAGCCGAAAAATATGCCGAGCTCGGCTTCCGCAGCCAGGTTCATGGCGCGCCGACGCTCAACCCGGAAAGCATGGTCGATCGCAGGGCCATGCGGTTCCACGGCGGCGGCACGGCCTGGAACCATGTCGCCATGGATCAAGCCATTCAGGACGCCGGCCTTTCCGAGACCGAGATATCAAATGAGCGGACCGGCCTGATCATGGGCTCCGGCGGTCCTTCGGTGCGCACGATTATCGAGGCGGCCGATATAACCCGGACCAAAGGGCCTAAAAAAGTCGGCCCCTTCGCCGTGCCCAAGGCGATGTCGTCAACCGCTTCGGCGACGCTTGCGACATGGTTCAAGATCAAAGGTGTGAACTATTCGATCTCGTCGGCCTGCGCGACGTCCAATCATTGCATCGGCAATGCCTATGAGATGATTCAATATGGCAAGCAGGATCTGATGTTCGCTGGCGGCTGCGAAGAACTCGACTGGGGCTTGACGGTTCTGTTCGATGCGATGGGCGCGCTGTCGTCGAATTTCAACGACACGCCGACGGTCGCCTCCCGCGCCTATGACAAGAATCGCGACGGATTCGTCATCTCCGCCGGCGCCGGCGTCGTCGTTCTCGAAGAATTGGAGCATGCCAAGGCGCGCGGCGCGAAGATCTATGCGGAGATCGTCGGCTATGGCCTGAGTTCCGATGGCGTCGACATGGTGGCGCCTTCAGGCGAGGGCGCGATCCGCTGCATCCAGATGGCACTCGCCAATGTGAAAGTGCCGATCGACTATATCAACCCACATGCGACCTCGACACCGATCGGCGATCTCAAGGAGATCGAAGCGATTCGCACCGTGTTCGGCGCCGGCGAAAAATGCCCGCCGATCGCCGCGACAAAATCGCTGACAGGCCACGCGCAAGGCGCCACTGCCGTTCATGAACTCATCTATAGCATCTTGATGATGCAGAGCGGCTTCATCTGCGCCAGCGCCAATATCGAAGAACTCGATCCGGCATTTGCGGATATGAACATCATCCGCCAGCGCCGCGATAATGTGAATCTGCGCGCCGTCTTGTCCAATGCCTTCGGCTTCGGCGGCACCAACGCCTCGATCGTGCTGAAACATGTCGACGCCTGA
- the fabA gene encoding bifunctional 3-hydroxydecanoyl-ACP dehydratase/trans-2-decenoyl-ACP isomerase — protein MSERRSSYDYEDLIACGRGDLFGPGNPQLPLPPLLMFDKIADISEAGGSSGKGRIRAEFAILADHWFFNCHFKGDPVMPGCLGLDALWQLLGFYLGWLGLPGRGRALGVGEVKFSDQVLPTVKKIIYGVDLKRVFKTKLVLGIADGWLEADGTRIYEATDLKVGLFKAGAASAA, from the coding sequence ATGAGCGAACGGCGCTCCAGTTACGACTATGAAGATTTAATTGCTTGTGGCCGCGGTGACCTATTTGGACCCGGCAATCCGCAATTGCCCCTCCCACCTCTTTTAATGTTCGACAAGATCGCCGATATTTCGGAAGCTGGCGGATCAAGCGGCAAAGGCCGAATCCGGGCCGAATTCGCAATCCTCGCGGATCATTGGTTCTTTAACTGCCATTTCAAGGGCGATCCGGTGATGCCCGGTTGTCTCGGGCTCGATGCGTTGTGGCAGCTACTCGGGTTCTACCTCGGCTGGCTCGGCCTGCCGGGACGCGGCCGGGCGCTCGGTGTCGGCGAGGTCAAATTCTCCGATCAGGTCCTGCCCACGGTCAAAAAGATCATCTACGGTGTCGATTTGAAGCGCGTATTCAAGACCAAGCTCGTGCTCGGGATCGCCGATGGCTGGCTCGAGGCGGATGGGACGCGCATATATGAAGCGACTGATCTCAAGGTCGGATTGTTCAAGGCCGGGGCTGCGTCGGCTGCATAG
- the irrA gene encoding iron response transcriptional regulator IrrA, with product MVQAKRKPKSRKSELARRNAIGALLAGCPVHELRAKLRAAGLRPTRQRVALGWLLFAKGDRHLTAEKLQEEAETSRVPISLATIYNSLHQFTESGLLREIAVDGSKTYFDTNVSHHDHFLVEGSNVLIDIPQVAIDTLNLPLPPTGTQIARVEVVVRLRPESV from the coding sequence ATGGTTCAGGCGAAACGCAAACCTAAATCGCGCAAGAGCGAACTCGCCCGTCGCAACGCGATCGGTGCACTTCTGGCGGGTTGCCCCGTTCATGAGCTGCGGGCGAAACTCCGGGCCGCGGGCCTGCGGCCGACGCGACAGCGCGTCGCACTCGGCTGGCTGCTCTTCGCCAAAGGCGATCGCCATCTGACAGCTGAGAAGCTGCAGGAGGAAGCCGAGACCTCGCGCGTGCCGATCTCGCTGGCCACGATCTACAACAGCCTGCACCAATTCACAGAATCTGGCCTGCTGCGCGAGATCGCAGTCGACGGGTCAAAGACCTATTTCGACACGAATGTCTCGCATCACGACCATTTTCTGGTCGAAGGCAGCAATGTTCTGATCGATATACCGCAGGTCGCCATCGACACGCTCAATCTGCCGCTGCCTCCGACGGGAACCCAGATTGCCCGGGTCGAAGTTGTCGTCAGGCTGCGCCCGGAGAGCGTGTAA
- a CDS encoding SH3 domain-containing protein, whose protein sequence is MLVAVAVLAAWPAHARDNLKFGEQRGAVSGLPVPRFVSLKADRVNLREGPSRDHRVTWVFQRAGLPVEVTAEFDVWRKVRDSEGTEGWVLHSLLSGRRTALVAPWKKGDIFTLRARPVADATPVARLQAEVIAGIKSCDGKWCHVYGSGFDGYIRQTSLWGVYPNEKIE, encoded by the coding sequence TTGCTGGTCGCCGTAGCGGTCCTCGCCGCTTGGCCGGCGCATGCGCGGGATAATCTCAAATTCGGTGAGCAAAGGGGGGCCGTCAGCGGCCTACCCGTGCCGCGTTTCGTCAGCTTGAAAGCCGACCGGGTCAATCTTCGCGAGGGCCCGTCGCGGGATCACCGCGTCACCTGGGTTTTTCAGCGGGCGGGACTGCCAGTCGAAGTCACTGCCGAATTCGACGTTTGGCGCAAAGTGCGCGATTCCGAAGGCACGGAAGGCTGGGTTCTCCACAGCCTTTTGTCGGGCCGCCGCACAGCTCTCGTGGCGCCATGGAAGAAAGGCGACATCTTCACCCTACGCGCGCGGCCGGTGGCGGATGCAACCCCAGTCGCACGGCTGCAAGCGGAGGTCATCGCCGGAATCAAAAGCTGCGACGGCAAATGGTGCCACGTCTACGGGAGCGGATTCGACGGCTATATTCGGCAGACATCGCTCTGGGGCGTCTATCCGAACGAAAAGATCGAGTGA
- a CDS encoding D-glycerate dehydrogenase — protein sequence MSRKKPLVILTRKLPDVIETRMCELFDTRLNLDDKPMSQAELGEAMRGADVVVPTVTDRIDATLIEQAGSQLKLIANFGTGVDHIDVGVATQRGITVTNTPGVLTEDTADMTMALILAVARHLVEGAKVIPGGQWSGWSPTWMLGSRITGKRLGIVGMGRIGQALARRARAFGLQIHYHNRRRVAPSIEEELEATYWESLDQMLARMDIVSVNCPHTPATYHLLSARRLTYLRPHAIIVNTARGEVIDEIALTRMLESGELAGAGLDVFEHEPAISPKLVKLANAGKVTLLPHMGSATTEGRIDMGEKVIINVKTFMDGHRPPDRVLPNMM from the coding sequence ATGAGCAGGAAGAAACCGCTCGTTATCCTCACGCGGAAATTGCCCGACGTGATCGAAACCCGCATGTGCGAGTTGTTCGACACGCGGCTTAATCTGGACGACAAACCGATGTCACAAGCCGAACTCGGCGAAGCGATGCGCGGTGCCGATGTCGTCGTTCCGACGGTGACGGATCGGATTGATGCGACGCTGATCGAGCAGGCCGGTTCGCAGCTCAAGCTCATCGCCAATTTCGGCACCGGCGTCGATCATATCGATGTCGGCGTGGCGACGCAGCGCGGCATTACCGTCACCAACACGCCGGGTGTTCTGACGGAGGACACCGCGGACATGACCATGGCGCTGATCCTGGCGGTGGCGCGCCACCTGGTCGAAGGCGCCAAGGTCATTCCTGGTGGGCAATGGAGCGGCTGGTCGCCAACTTGGATGCTGGGCAGCCGCATCACCGGCAAGCGCCTGGGGATCGTCGGCATGGGCCGCATCGGCCAGGCTTTAGCGCGCCGGGCGCGGGCATTCGGCCTCCAGATTCATTATCATAACCGCCGCCGTGTCGCGCCTTCGATCGAAGAAGAGCTTGAAGCGACCTATTGGGAATCGCTCGATCAGATGCTGGCGCGGATGGATATCGTATCGGTCAATTGTCCGCATACGCCGGCGACCTATCACCTCCTCTCGGCGCGCCGCCTGACTTATCTTCGCCCGCATGCGATCATCGTCAATACGGCGCGCGGCGAGGTGATCGACGAGATTGCCTTAACCCGCATGCTGGAAAGCGGCGAACTCGCCGGCGCCGGCCTCGACGTTTTCGAACATGAGCCGGCAATTTCGCCGAAGCTCGTCAAGCTCGCCAATGCCGGCAAAGTGACTTTGCTGCCGCATATGGGCTCGGCGACGACGGAAGGCCGGATCGACATGGGCGAAAAGGTCATCATCAATGTGAAGACCTTCATGGACGGCCATCGGCCGCCGGATCGCGTGCTGCCGAATATGATGTGA